Proteins encoded by one window of Lathyrus oleraceus cultivar Zhongwan6 chromosome 1, CAAS_Psat_ZW6_1.0, whole genome shotgun sequence:
- the LOC127091556 gene encoding probable protein arginine N-methyltransferase 1: protein MDTATNNNHLRFQDADEVIEDAAETSNLDQSMGGCELDDSNDKTSANYYFDSYSHFGIHEEMLKDTVRTKTYQNVIYQNRFLFKNKVVLDVGAGTGILSLFCAKAGAEHVYAVECSDMADMAKQIVETKGYSKVITVLKGKIEELELPVPKVDIIISEWMGYCLWFENMLNSVLYARDKWLVDDGVVLPDITTLHFTAMKIKHN from the coding sequence ATGGACACCGCCACCAACAACAACCATCTTCGATTCCAGGATGCTGATGAAGTTATCGAAGATGCTGCTGAAACCTCCAACCTTGACCAATCCATGGGTGGTTGCGAACTTGATGATTCAAATGACAAAACCAGCGCTAATTACTACTTTGATTCTTACTCTCACTTTGGAATTCATGAAGAAATGTTAAAGGACACTGTTAGAACCAAGACATATCAAAATGTTATTTATCAGAATAGGTTTTTATTCAAGAATAAAGTAGTTCTTGATGTTGGTGCCGGAACTGGGATTTTGTCACTATTCTGTGCCAAAGCAGGTGCAGAACATGTCTATGCCGTTGAATGCTCTGATATGGCTGACATGGCAAAGCAGATAGTCGAAACTAAAGGTTACTCTAAAGTTATAACTGTTTTGAAAGGGAAGATTGAAGAGCTTGAACTTCCTGTTCCTAAAGTTGATATAATCATTTCCGAATGGATGGGATATTGCTTGTGGTTTGAGAATATGTTAAATTCTGTGCTCTATGCACGTGATAAATGGCTTGTGGATGATGGCGTTGTGCTACCTGATATAACAACCCTCCATTTTACTGCAATGAAGATAAAGCATAATTGA